A single genomic interval of Natronoarchaeum philippinense harbors:
- a CDS encoding HVO_2901 family zinc finger protein: MHTCRLCNRSFSTELELELHRDTCGEDELLCGECGERFSEAAATRDGWHYRCPNDDCDGEGIKEDLYRVADARLAEQQ, from the coding sequence ATGCACACCTGTCGTCTCTGTAATCGGAGCTTCTCGACCGAGCTCGAACTCGAGCTCCACCGGGACACCTGCGGCGAGGACGAACTGCTCTGTGGCGAGTGCGGCGAGCGATTCAGCGAGGCCGCCGCGACGCGGGACGGCTGGCACTATCGCTGCCCGAACGACGACTGCGACGGCGAGGGGATCAAAGAGGACCTCTATCGGGTAGCTGACGCACGTCTCGCCGAGCAGCAGTAG